One window of Hylemonella gracilis genomic DNA carries:
- the lptE gene encoding LPS assembly lipoprotein LptE, whose product MLTALLAGCGFGLRPSVDYPFRTLYSSAPRYSPLGVELKRQLPASGPLVYLTEPAKPTDAQVVLDVYGELRKKTVIGVNATGQAREFQLNLTLKFRLRTPQGQIIIPETTLTQQRTMSYDETLALAKEAEEAALYRGMQIDLVQQIVRRLAALDAKTLETSSQE is encoded by the coding sequence GTGTTGACCGCGCTTCTTGCGGGTTGCGGCTTCGGCCTGCGCCCCAGCGTCGACTATCCGTTCCGGACCCTGTACAGCAGCGCGCCACGCTACTCGCCGCTGGGCGTGGAGCTGAAACGTCAATTGCCCGCCAGCGGGCCCCTGGTTTATCTGACAGAACCGGCCAAACCCACGGACGCACAGGTCGTGCTGGACGTGTATGGCGAACTGCGCAAAAAGACCGTCATTGGCGTCAACGCCACGGGCCAGGCACGTGAATTCCAGCTGAACCTGACCCTGAAGTTCCGACTGCGCACGCCCCAAGGCCAGATCATCATCCCGGAAACCACGCTCACACAGCAACGCACCATGAGCTACGACGAGACCTTGGCACTGGCCAAGGAAGCCGAAGAAGCTGCGCTCTACCGTGGCATGCAGATTGATCTGGTGCAGCAAATCGTGCGGCGTCTGGCCGCCCTTGATGCCAAGACCCTCGAAACATCGTCGCAGGAATAA
- the holA gene encoding DNA polymerase III subunit delta, with the protein MQVPAVQLEVHLRKGLKSLYTVHGDEALLQQEAADAIRAAARAEGFSERSVHAVAGAHFDWSEVLAAGGSLSLFAQRQIVEVRIPSGKPGKDGSTALQQIAEAAQGNDSTLTLVLLPRLDMQTKKGAWFGALESFGVTVQVDPVERRALPTWIAQRLGAQGQRVAEGEEGQRSLQFFADRVEGNLLAAHQEISKLALLYPAGTLSFEQIESAVLNVARYDVFKLAEAVLGGQAVRTQKMLDGLQAEGEAGVLAHYAIAEEIRGLKRVKDAIGQGRPLPMALREQRVWGVKEKLYERALPRLSETQLNDLLYAAHQVDGIVKGLRAPGWPADGWQALHRLAMAVCRAVQ; encoded by the coding sequence ATGCAGGTCCCCGCCGTTCAGTTGGAAGTCCATCTGCGTAAAGGCCTGAAAAGCCTCTACACCGTGCACGGTGACGAAGCCTTGCTGCAACAGGAAGCTGCGGACGCCATCAGGGCTGCCGCGCGCGCCGAGGGCTTTAGCGAACGCAGCGTGCACGCCGTGGCGGGCGCCCACTTTGACTGGAGTGAGGTGCTGGCTGCGGGTGGCAGCTTGAGCCTGTTCGCGCAACGGCAAATCGTCGAAGTCCGCATCCCCAGTGGCAAGCCGGGCAAGGACGGCAGCACGGCCTTGCAGCAGATCGCTGAGGCGGCACAGGGCAATGACAGCACCCTCACCCTGGTGCTCTTGCCGCGCCTGGACATGCAGACCAAAAAAGGGGCCTGGTTCGGTGCGCTGGAGAGCTTTGGCGTCACCGTGCAAGTGGATCCGGTGGAACGCCGGGCCCTGCCGACCTGGATCGCCCAGCGCCTGGGGGCCCAGGGTCAACGCGTGGCCGAGGGGGAGGAAGGCCAGCGCAGCCTGCAATTCTTCGCCGACCGGGTGGAAGGCAATCTGCTGGCAGCGCACCAGGAAATCAGCAAGCTGGCCTTGCTCTACCCTGCAGGCACCTTGAGTTTCGAGCAGATTGAGTCTGCCGTGCTCAACGTCGCCCGCTACGACGTGTTCAAACTCGCCGAGGCCGTGCTGGGCGGCCAGGCGGTCCGCACGCAGAAAATGCTGGACGGCCTGCAGGCCGAAGGCGAGGCCGGGGTGCTGGCTCATTACGCCATCGCCGAGGAGATCCGAGGCCTCAAGCGTGTCAAGGATGCCATCGGCCAGGGCCGCCCCCTGCCCATGGCGCTGCGCGAACAACGCGTCTGGGGCGTGAAGGAAAAACTCTACGAGCGCGCCTTGCCGCGCTTGTCAGAAACTCAACTGAACGACCTGCTCTATGCCGCGCACCAGGTGGATGGCATCGTGAAAGGCCTGAGGGCGCCCGGGTGGCCCGCAGATGGGTGGCAAGCCCTGCACCGGCTCGCCATGGCGGTCTGCCGTGCAGTGCAATAG
- the dapB gene encoding 4-hydroxy-tetrahydrodipicolinate reductase, which translates to MGRMLIEAVQAADTFELAGALDQPHSPALGQEATAFLGQVSGVAITSDLRAGLKDAGTLIDFTRPEGTMAHLAVCRELGVALVIGTTGFSDAQKAEITAAARDIPIMLAPNMSVGVNVTLKLLAMAAQALSTGYDIEIIEAHHRHKVDAPSGTALKMGEVIAEALGRDLKDCAVYERYGHTGERDPSTIGFSTIRGGDIVGDHTVLFAGTGERIEITHKSASRATYAQGSLRAVGFLADKQNGLYDMFDVLGLK; encoded by the coding sequence ATGGGCCGCATGCTGATCGAGGCCGTGCAGGCAGCGGACACCTTTGAACTCGCCGGTGCGCTGGACCAGCCCCATAGCCCCGCCCTGGGCCAGGAAGCCACGGCCTTTCTCGGCCAAGTGAGCGGCGTGGCCATCACCTCCGATTTGCGGGCAGGGCTCAAAGACGCCGGCACCTTGATCGATTTCACACGCCCCGAAGGTACGATGGCCCATCTCGCGGTCTGCCGCGAACTGGGCGTGGCCCTGGTCATCGGCACCACGGGCTTCAGCGACGCGCAGAAGGCCGAGATCACCGCAGCGGCCCGGGACATTCCCATCATGCTTGCGCCCAATATGAGCGTGGGTGTCAACGTGACGCTGAAATTGCTGGCCATGGCCGCCCAGGCCCTGTCCACGGGTTACGACATCGAGATCATCGAGGCCCACCACCGTCACAAGGTCGACGCCCCCAGCGGCACCGCGCTCAAGATGGGCGAGGTCATCGCCGAGGCGCTTGGCCGCGACCTGAAGGATTGCGCGGTCTACGAGCGTTACGGCCATACCGGGGAGCGCGATCCGTCGACCATCGGCTTCTCGACCATCCGCGGGGGTGACATCGTGGGTGACCACACCGTGCTCTTCGCGGGTACGGGCGAGCGCATCGAGATCACGCACAAATCCGCGAGCCGCGCCACCTACGCCCAGGGCAGCCTGCGCGCCGTGGGCTTCCTCGCCGACAAGCAGAACGGCCTGTACGACATGTTCGACGTGCTCGGCCTGAAATAA
- the leuS gene encoding leucine--tRNA ligase, producing the protein MQEKYSPLEVEHDARTDWIAQDAYRVTENALDAQGQPKPKFYACSMLPYPSGKLHMGHVRNYTINDMLARSLRMKGHNVLMPMGWDAFGLPAENAALKNGVPPAKWTYENIAYMKGQMQAMGLAIDWSREVATCDPTYYKWNQWLFLKMLEKGIAYRKTQVVNWDPVDQTVLANEQVIDGRGWRTGALVEKREIPGYYLKITDYAEELLAHVQLGNPQATLTGWPDKVRLMQENWIGKSEGLRFAFPHEIKSADGQLIQDGKLHVFTTRADTIMGVTFCAVAPEHPLATHAAQGNAKLAAFIEDCKKGGTTEAELALKEKEGLPTGLFVTHPLTGETVEVWVGNYVLMSYGDGAVMGVPAHDERDFAFAKKYGISIKQVVAVEGATFSTEAWAEWYGDKQKGACVHSGVLDGLGHKAAVDKVAQLLGAKGLGEKKTTWRLRDWGVSRQRYWGTPIPIIHCEEHGAVPVPERDLPVVLPQDCVPDGSGNPLHKHEGFHAGVACPVCGKPARRETDTMDTFVDSSWYFMRYCDPANADRMVAGGADYWMPMNQYIGGIEHAILHLLYARFWTKVMRDLGLVKIDEPFTHLLTQGMVLNHIYSRRTDKGGKEYFWPHDVEHVLDATGKIVGAKLKNAVGTLPIGTPIDYEGVGTMSKSKNNGVDPQDLIEKYGADTARLYTMFAAPPEATLEWNDTAVEGSHRFLKRVWAFGAKLAAMDKSAAEASVAGKQSLNDVAFSQEAKALRFEVHSALKQVDYDYQRMQYNTVVSGVMKMLNALESFKALGTPGAEVVLIEGFGILLRCLYPATPHITHVLWEQLGYAGQFGGLLDTAWPKVDDNALSQDEVELMLQVNGKLRGALRVAADASKEAIEAAALTSPDFTKFAEGKPAKKVIIVPGRLVNVVV; encoded by the coding sequence ATGCAAGAAAAATACTCGCCTCTCGAAGTCGAACACGACGCGCGCACCGACTGGATCGCGCAGGACGCCTACCGCGTGACGGAGAACGCGCTGGACGCGCAGGGCCAGCCCAAACCGAAGTTCTACGCCTGCTCCATGCTGCCCTACCCCAGCGGCAAGCTGCACATGGGGCACGTGCGCAACTACACCATCAACGACATGCTGGCGCGCAGCCTGCGCATGAAGGGCCACAACGTGCTCATGCCCATGGGCTGGGACGCCTTCGGCCTGCCGGCCGAGAACGCGGCCCTCAAGAACGGCGTGCCGCCGGCGAAGTGGACCTACGAAAACATCGCCTACATGAAGGGGCAGATGCAGGCCATGGGCTTGGCCATCGACTGGAGCCGCGAGGTCGCCACCTGCGACCCCACTTACTACAAGTGGAACCAGTGGCTCTTCCTCAAGATGCTCGAAAAAGGCATCGCCTACCGCAAGACCCAGGTCGTCAACTGGGACCCGGTGGACCAGACCGTGCTGGCCAATGAGCAGGTCATCGACGGGCGTGGCTGGCGCACAGGCGCGCTGGTGGAAAAACGCGAGATCCCAGGGTATTACCTCAAGATCACCGACTACGCTGAAGAACTGCTGGCGCATGTACAGCTCGGCAACCCCCAGGCCACCTTGACCGGTTGGCCCGACAAGGTGCGGCTGATGCAGGAAAACTGGATCGGCAAGAGTGAAGGCCTGCGTTTTGCTTTTCCGCACGAGATCAAAAGCGCGGACGGCCAACTCATCCAGGACGGCAAGCTCCACGTCTTCACCACCCGTGCCGACACCATCATGGGTGTGACCTTCTGCGCGGTCGCGCCGGAGCACCCCTTGGCCACGCACGCGGCCCAGGGCAACGCCAAGCTCGCGGCCTTCATCGAGGACTGCAAGAAGGGTGGCACTACCGAAGCCGAATTGGCGCTCAAGGAAAAGGAAGGGCTGCCCACGGGACTCTTCGTCACGCACCCACTCACGGGCGAGACAGTGGAAGTCTGGGTCGGCAACTACGTGCTCATGAGCTATGGTGACGGCGCCGTCATGGGCGTGCCCGCGCACGACGAGCGCGACTTCGCCTTCGCCAAGAAATACGGCATCTCGATCAAGCAGGTGGTCGCGGTCGAGGGCGCGACCTTCTCCACCGAGGCCTGGGCCGAGTGGTACGGCGACAAGCAAAAAGGCGCCTGCGTCCACAGCGGGGTACTGGATGGCCTGGGCCATAAGGCCGCCGTCGACAAGGTGGCCCAGCTGCTGGGGGCCAAGGGCCTGGGCGAAAAAAAGACGACCTGGCGCCTGCGCGACTGGGGCGTCAGCCGCCAGCGCTACTGGGGCACCCCCATCCCCATCATCCATTGCGAGGAGCACGGCGCCGTGCCGGTGCCCGAGCGAGACCTTCCGGTGGTGCTGCCCCAGGACTGCGTTCCTGACGGCTCCGGCAATCCGCTGCACAAGCACGAAGGCTTTCACGCCGGCGTAGCGTGCCCGGTCTGCGGCAAGCCTGCACGCCGCGAAACGGACACCATGGACACCTTCGTGGACAGTTCCTGGTATTTCATGCGCTACTGCGATCCGGCCAACGCCGATCGGATGGTCGCAGGTGGCGCCGACTACTGGATGCCGATGAACCAGTACATCGGCGGCATCGAGCACGCCATCCTGCACCTGCTGTACGCGCGCTTCTGGACCAAGGTGATGCGCGACCTGGGTCTGGTCAAGATCGACGAGCCCTTCACTCACTTGCTCACGCAGGGCATGGTGCTCAACCATATCTATTCGCGTCGCACCGACAAGGGCGGCAAGGAATACTTCTGGCCGCACGATGTGGAGCATGTGCTCGACGCGACCGGCAAGATCGTCGGGGCCAAGCTCAAGAACGCGGTGGGCACGCTGCCCATCGGCACGCCCATCGACTACGAGGGCGTGGGCACCATGTCCAAGTCCAAGAACAACGGCGTGGACCCGCAAGACCTGATCGAGAAGTACGGCGCCGACACGGCGCGTCTGTACACCATGTTCGCCGCGCCGCCCGAGGCCACGCTGGAGTGGAACGACACCGCCGTCGAAGGCAGCCACCGCTTCCTCAAGCGCGTCTGGGCTTTCGGCGCCAAGCTCGCAGCCATGGACAAGAGCGCGGCCGAAGCCAGCGTGGCCGGCAAGCAATCGCTGAACGACGTGGCCTTCAGCCAGGAAGCCAAGGCCCTGCGCTTCGAGGTGCACAGCGCGCTCAAGCAGGTGGATTACGACTACCAGCGCATGCAGTACAACACGGTGGTCTCGGGCGTGATGAAGATGCTCAATGCCCTGGAAAGCTTCAAGGCACTTGGCACCCCAGGCGCGGAAGTGGTGCTGATCGAAGGTTTCGGCATCCTGCTGCGCTGCCTCTACCCTGCCACGCCCCACATCACCCATGTGCTGTGGGAGCAGTTGGGTTATGCCGGTCAGTTCGGCGGCCTGCTGGACACCGCCTGGCCCAAGGTGGATGACAACGCCCTGAGCCAGGACGAAGTGGAACTGATGCTGCAGGTCAACGGCAAGTTGCGTGGCGCGCTGCGCGTGGCGGCGGATGCGAGCAAGGAAGCCATCGAAGCTGCGGCGCTGACCTCACCCGACTTCACCAAGTTCGCGGAAGGCAAGCCAGCGAAAAAAGTCATCATCGTTCCGGGTCGCTTGGTCAACGTCGTGGTCTAA
- a CDS encoding PTS sugar transporter subunit IIA codes for MNRLAAILPAAQVLTHVEATSKKRVFEEIGLLFENLQGLNRALVADSLFARERLGSTGLGHGVAIPHGRIKGLKTPLAAVLQLARPIVFDAPDALPVGLLIVLLVPEAATQKHLEILSEIAEMLSDTALRDQLATDGDATSLHALIAAWRSSQSSAHTLSA; via the coding sequence ATGAACCGCCTCGCCGCCATCCTGCCCGCCGCGCAAGTGCTCACGCACGTTGAAGCCACCAGCAAGAAGCGGGTATTCGAGGAAATCGGTCTGCTGTTCGAGAACCTGCAAGGTCTGAACCGTGCGCTGGTGGCCGACAGCCTGTTCGCGCGCGAGCGCCTGGGCTCCACCGGGCTGGGACACGGCGTCGCCATCCCTCATGGACGCATCAAGGGGCTCAAGACGCCGCTGGCTGCCGTGCTGCAGTTGGCGCGCCCGATCGTCTTCGACGCGCCCGATGCACTGCCGGTGGGATTGCTCATCGTCCTGCTGGTGCCGGAGGCCGCGACGCAGAAACACCTGGAGATCCTCTCCGAAATCGCCGAGATGCTCAGCGACACCGCGCTACGCGACCAGCTCGCGACCGACGGCGACGCCACGTCGCTGCACGCGCTGATCGCCGCTTGGCGCTCATCACAAAGCTCGGCACACACTCTGTCTGCCTAG
- the hprK gene encoding HPr(Ser) kinase/phosphatase has protein sequence MRPTVVSAEVLFEEFRGRLKWEWVAGLGASERRFDEVAVRAARSGADLVGYLNYIHPYRVQVMGEREIAYLTRGTHDDCARRVARITTLEPPVLVLADGQPAPKALVDFCENANIPMFASPESSAYVIDVLRSYLSRHFADRSSMHGVFMDILGLGVLITGESGLGKSELGLELISRGHGLVADDAVDLYRVNQDTIEGRCPELLRNLLEVRGIGLLDIKAIFGETAVRRRMRLKLIVHLVRKETMERDYERIPSEPLRQDVLGIPVRKAIIQVVAGRNLAVLVEAAVRNTILQLRGIDTYKEFTERHRKAMGG, from the coding sequence ATGAGGCCTACCGTTGTCAGCGCCGAAGTGCTGTTTGAAGAGTTTCGCGGTCGACTCAAGTGGGAATGGGTGGCGGGCCTGGGCGCTTCCGAGCGCCGCTTCGACGAAGTCGCCGTGCGTGCCGCGCGTTCGGGGGCAGACCTGGTGGGGTACCTCAACTACATCCATCCCTACCGCGTGCAGGTGATGGGCGAGCGCGAGATCGCCTACCTGACACGCGGCACGCACGATGACTGCGCGCGTCGGGTGGCGCGCATCACCACGCTGGAACCCCCCGTGCTGGTGCTGGCCGACGGCCAACCCGCACCGAAGGCCTTGGTGGATTTCTGCGAGAACGCGAACATCCCCATGTTCGCCTCGCCGGAATCATCGGCTTACGTCATTGACGTGCTGCGCAGCTACCTGTCGCGACATTTCGCGGACCGCTCGTCCATGCACGGCGTGTTCATGGACATCCTGGGCCTGGGCGTGCTGATCACCGGTGAATCAGGCCTGGGCAAGAGTGAGCTGGGTCTGGAGTTGATCTCGCGCGGGCACGGCCTGGTGGCGGATGACGCAGTCGATCTCTACCGCGTGAATCAGGACACGATCGAAGGCCGCTGCCCCGAGCTGTTGCGCAACCTGCTGGAAGTGCGCGGCATCGGCCTGCTCGACATCAAGGCCATTTTCGGAGAGACCGCGGTGCGCCGACGGATGCGGCTCAAGCTGATCGTCCACCTCGTGCGCAAGGAGACGATGGAGCGCGACTACGAGCGCATTCCTTCCGAACCACTACGACAGGACGTGCTGGGCATCCCGGTGCGCAAAGCCATCATCCAGGTGGTGGCCGGGCGCAACTTGGCGGTGCTGGTGGAGGCTGCAGTGCGCAACACCATCCTGCAACTGCGCGGCATCGACACCTACAAGGAATTCACGGAGCGGCACCGCAAGGCCATGGGGGGCTGA
- a CDS encoding outer membrane protein assembly factor BamE has product MPNILHRLHRAAYLATLAFAAGTLTLLSACAPYRPPVVQGNVITREQLGALRPGMSRIQARDILGTPLVADLFHAGRWDYVFTIDQQGVAPQARRLTVYFQDDRLERFETDAEFPSETEFAASLSKPVSKRVPLLQANEKDLADFPHQHPPHRCRPCPPCPPATRPWNPRPSHELYSYSFHAIQRAPPPRRRGGRFRPHGPHADRGRAGSGHL; this is encoded by the coding sequence ATGCCCAACATCCTGCACCGCCTACACCGCGCGGCCTACCTCGCCACACTGGCATTCGCAGCTGGCACCCTGACACTACTGTCGGCCTGCGCGCCCTACCGCCCCCCTGTGGTGCAAGGCAATGTGATCACGCGCGAGCAGCTCGGCGCCCTGCGTCCGGGCATGAGTCGCATCCAGGCGCGCGACATCCTGGGCACGCCGCTGGTCGCTGATCTCTTTCATGCCGGCCGCTGGGACTATGTCTTCACGATCGACCAGCAGGGCGTGGCGCCGCAGGCACGCCGGCTCACGGTCTACTTTCAGGACGATCGCCTGGAGCGTTTTGAAACCGATGCAGAGTTCCCCAGCGAAACAGAATTCGCCGCCAGCCTGAGCAAACCCGTCAGCAAACGCGTGCCCTTGCTGCAGGCCAATGAAAAAGACCTCGCGGATTTCCCCCACCAGCACCCGCCGCACCGTTGCCGCCCGTGCCCCCCCTGCCCGCCAGCTACCCGCCCCTGGAACCCACGCCCCAGTCATGAGCTTTACTCCTACTCTTTCCACGCCATCCAACGCGCGCCGCCGCCGCGTCGCCGTGGCGGGCGCTTCCGGCCGCATGGGCCGCATGCTGATCGAGGCCGTGCAGGCAGCGGACACCTTTGA
- a CDS encoding acyloxyacyl hydrolase — MPPRWIHLLLLLSWLLIPAMADAQAYNPMFGDKQNQFALYAAGSTGEGDLSRMGSTLQIQEDLGLVELQYAQPSTFFRLPARSSIHVSQIIGLDKTQAVFGLMQEFLLVPNFEHFYAGLGLGIYIKERKIDGRVDSAFTFGEKLFLGYRFDNDFGLELYWRHFSNGDITPVNAAYNFVGLGLVKNF; from the coding sequence ATGCCGCCGCGTTGGATCCATCTCCTCTTGCTGCTGTCCTGGCTGCTCATCCCCGCGATGGCAGACGCTCAGGCGTACAACCCGATGTTCGGGGACAAGCAGAATCAGTTCGCCCTTTATGCAGCCGGCTCGACCGGCGAGGGAGACTTGTCTCGCATGGGCAGCACGCTGCAAATTCAGGAAGATTTGGGGCTGGTCGAACTGCAATACGCGCAGCCCTCAACATTTTTCCGCTTACCCGCGCGCTCGTCGATCCACGTCTCGCAGATCATCGGTCTGGACAAAACCCAGGCCGTCTTCGGCTTGATGCAGGAATTCCTGCTGGTCCCGAACTTCGAACATTTCTATGCGGGTCTGGGCCTGGGCATCTACATCAAGGAACGCAAGATCGATGGACGCGTCGATTCCGCATTCACCTTTGGGGAAAAACTGTTCCTGGGTTATCGCTTCGACAACGACTTCGGTCTTGAGCTTTACTGGCGGCATTTCTCCAATGGCGATATCACGCCCGTCAACGCGGCCTACAACTTCGTGGGCTTGGGCTTGGTCAAGAACTTCTGA
- the corA gene encoding magnesium/cobalt transporter CorA: protein MLNIFTLVNGRLFQEEIESLEELSRFQPIWVDLEAPTLEEKRWVKQYYGLSIPEDAMDEDIEESARFYEEDNGDLHIRSDFLITDEDQPRSVRAAFILNLANDQLKSKGVLFSIHDEDLPVFRLLRMRARRAPGLIADAKEVLLKLFDADVEYCADRLESVYDELEKASKLVLSGEVTDELAGDVLAAIARQEDLNGRIRRNAMDTRRAVSFMMRSRMLGAEQFEEARQIMRDIDSLDGHTAFLFDKINFLMDATVGFININQNKIIKIFSVASVAFLPPTMIASLYGMNFEHMPELSQPWGYPFALGLMVLSAVVPMVYFHKKGWLRR, encoded by the coding sequence ATGCTCAATATCTTCACGCTCGTCAATGGCCGTTTGTTTCAGGAAGAGATCGAATCGCTGGAGGAGCTGTCCCGTTTTCAGCCCATCTGGGTGGACTTGGAGGCGCCAACGCTCGAGGAAAAACGCTGGGTCAAGCAGTACTATGGCCTTTCGATTCCCGAAGACGCGATGGATGAAGACATCGAGGAATCGGCCCGTTTCTACGAGGAAGACAACGGCGACCTGCACATCCGCAGCGATTTCCTGATCACCGACGAGGATCAGCCGCGTTCCGTGCGTGCGGCCTTCATCCTGAACCTGGCGAACGATCAACTCAAGAGCAAGGGCGTGCTGTTTTCCATCCACGACGAAGACCTGCCTGTGTTCCGTCTGCTGCGCATGCGCGCGCGGCGCGCGCCGGGTCTGATCGCCGATGCCAAGGAAGTCTTGCTCAAACTCTTCGACGCCGACGTGGAATATTGCGCGGATCGCCTCGAAAGCGTTTACGACGAACTCGAAAAGGCCAGCAAACTAGTGCTGTCCGGCGAGGTGACCGACGAACTGGCCGGTGACGTGCTCGCGGCCATCGCCCGGCAGGAAGACTTGAACGGGCGCATCCGTCGCAATGCCATGGACACGCGCCGCGCCGTCAGCTTCATGATGCGTAGTCGCATGCTGGGCGCCGAGCAGTTCGAGGAGGCGAGGCAGATCATGCGCGACATTGATTCGCTCGATGGCCACACCGCATTCCTGTTCGACAAGATCAACTTTCTGATGGACGCCACCGTGGGCTTCATCAACATCAACCAGAACAAGATCATCAAGATTTTTTCCGTGGCCAGCGTGGCATTCCTGCCGCCGACCATGATTGCCAGTCTCTACGGCATGAACTTCGAGCACATGCCCGAGCTGAGCCAGCCCTGGGGTTATCCATTTGCGCTTGGGTTGATGGTCCTGAGCGCCGTGGTGCCCATGGTCTATTTTCACAAGAAAGGGTGGTTGCGACGATGA
- a CDS encoding glutamate-5-semialdehyde dehydrogenase, giving the protein MQNLGTQARAASALMAKASSARKNAALRALARRLRDQTTRLQADNTQDLERAQASGLSAPMMDRLKLTPRIIETVALGCEQLAAMPDIIGEISGLMQQPSGIRVGQMRVPLGVFGMIYESRPNVTIEAASLSIKSGNACILRGGSEAIDSNKALARLVHEALTEAGLPPNAVQLVPTTDRAAVGQLVAMPDYVDVIIPRGGRSLIERVSREAKVPVIKHLDGNCHTYVDAPCDIDMAVAVSDNAKTQKYSPCNASEGLLVARGVAREFLPKIGAIYAAKGVEMRCDPEAQAILASVQGANLTAATEQDWSTEYLAPIISIKVVDGLDEAIAHINRYGSHHTDAILTTDHVHAQRFLREVDSASVMVNASTRFADGFEYGLGAEIGISTDKFHARGPVGIAGLTSLKWVVLGQGEVRT; this is encoded by the coding sequence ATGCAGAACCTGGGCACCCAAGCCCGGGCGGCATCGGCACTCATGGCCAAGGCCAGCTCAGCCCGCAAGAACGCCGCGCTGCGCGCGCTGGCGCGGCGGCTGCGTGACCAGACCACCCGCTTGCAGGCCGACAACACGCAGGACCTGGAACGGGCCCAGGCCTCGGGCCTGAGCGCCCCCATGATGGACCGGCTCAAGCTCACGCCGAGGATCATCGAAACCGTGGCGCTGGGCTGCGAACAGCTTGCCGCGATGCCCGACATCATCGGCGAGATCTCTGGTCTGATGCAGCAGCCCTCAGGCATTCGCGTGGGACAGATGCGCGTGCCGCTGGGCGTGTTCGGCATGATCTACGAGAGCCGACCCAACGTAACGATCGAGGCCGCCAGCCTCTCCATCAAGAGCGGCAACGCCTGCATCCTGCGCGGCGGTTCTGAAGCCATCGATTCCAACAAAGCCCTTGCACGCCTGGTGCACGAGGCGCTGACCGAGGCTGGCCTGCCGCCCAACGCGGTGCAGCTCGTGCCAACCACCGACCGCGCTGCCGTCGGCCAGTTGGTCGCCATGCCAGACTACGTGGACGTCATCATCCCGCGCGGCGGACGCAGCCTGATCGAGCGCGTGAGTCGCGAGGCCAAGGTGCCCGTCATCAAGCATCTGGACGGCAATTGCCATACCTATGTCGACGCGCCTTGCGACATCGACATGGCCGTCGCCGTGTCCGACAATGCCAAGACCCAGAAATACAGCCCCTGCAACGCCAGCGAAGGCCTGCTGGTCGCGCGCGGCGTGGCCCGCGAATTTCTCCCGAAGATCGGCGCGATCTACGCGGCCAAGGGTGTGGAGATGCGCTGTGACCCCGAGGCGCAGGCCATCCTGGCCTCGGTCCAGGGCGCGAACCTGACGGCCGCCACCGAGCAGGATTGGTCCACCGAATACCTCGCCCCCATCATCAGCATCAAGGTGGTGGATGGTCTGGACGAGGCGATCGCCCACATCAACCGTTATGGCAGCCATCACACGGATGCCATCCTCACCACCGACCATGTCCATGCCCAGCGCTTCCTGCGCGAGGTGGACTCAGCCAGCGTGATGGTCAACGCCAGCACGCGCTTCGCCGACGGTTTCGAATACGGGCTGGGCGCCGAGATCGGCATCAGCACGGACAAATTCCACGCCCGCGGCCCGGTGGGCATCGCCGGGCTGACGTCGCTCAAATGGGTGGTGCTGGGGCAGGGAGAAGTCAGGACGTGA
- the hpf gene encoding ribosome hibernation-promoting factor, HPF/YfiA family, translating to MNLTISGHHLDVTPALRNYVTSKLDRITRHFDQLVDIKVLLSVEKQKEKERRQRAECNIHVKGNDLFAESTHADLYAAVDELMDKLDRQVVRHKDRLQDHHGAAAKHLLQ from the coding sequence ATGAATTTGACGATCAGCGGCCATCATCTCGATGTCACTCCGGCCCTGCGCAACTATGTCACAAGCAAGCTGGACCGCATCACGCGGCACTTCGATCAGCTTGTTGATATCAAGGTGCTCCTGAGCGTGGAAAAGCAGAAGGAGAAAGAGCGGCGTCAACGCGCCGAATGCAATATCCACGTCAAGGGCAACGACCTGTTCGCCGAAAGCACGCATGCGGATCTCTACGCCGCCGTCGATGAGCTGATGGACAAGCTGGACCGCCAGGTGGTACGCCACAAGGATCGTCTTCAGGACCACCACGGCGCCGCCGCCAAGCACCTGCTGCAGTAA